In Nocardioides nitrophenolicus, the genomic window ACCGGAGGGGCCACCCGGCGGGCGATCGAGGGCCTGACGTACGCCGCCCGCACCCGCGCCTTCTGGGCGCTCGCCGGCGCGTTCGCGATCTGCGGCGCGACCACCAACGGCCTGATCGGGATCCACTTCATCCCGTCGGCCCACGACCACGGCATGTCCACGACCACCGCCGCCGGCCTGCTCGCCGTGGTCGGCGTCTTCGACATCGTCGGCACCATCGCCTCCGGCTGGCTCACCGACCGGTTCGACCCGCGCGCGCTGCTCGTCGCCTACTACCTGTTCCGCGGCCTGGGCCTGCTGCTGCTCCCGAGCCTGCTCGCGGACGCCGTCCACCCGAGCATGGTGCTGTTCATCGTCATCTACGGCCTCGACTGGGTCGCCACCGTCCCGCCCACCGCGGCGCTGTGTCGTGAGGCGTTCGGTGAGCGCGGCACCATCGTCTTCGGCTGGGTGTTCGCCTCCCACCAGCTCGGCGCCGCCGCCGCGGCCCTCGCCGCGGGCGTCATCCGCGACCAGCTCGGCGCCTACACCTGGGCCTGGTGGGGCGGCGCGGCCCTCTGCGCCCTCGCCGCGGTGCTGTCCCTCGTCCGCCGACCCGGCAGAAACTGGCTCTGATTTTGGGCCGACCCGGCAGAAACTGGCTCCGGAAATGCGCCGACCCGGCAGAAAGTGGCTCCGGAAATGCGCCGACCCGGCAGAAAGTGGCATCTAGGCGAGCCACTTTCTGCCGGGTCGGCGTCGTACTGAGGCTAGTTTCTGCCGGGTCGGCGCAAAACCAGAGCCACTTCGAGACGGGTCAGTCCTTGATCTCGCAGACGACCTCGCCGTTGCCGATGGTGGCGCCGACCTCGGCGGTCAGGCCGGTGATGGTGCCGGCCTTGTGGGCCTTGAGGGGCTGCTCCATCTTCATCGCCTCGAGTACGACGACCACGTCGCCCTCCTCGACCGCCTGGCCCTCCTCGACGGCGACCTTGACGATGGTGCCCTGCATGGGGGAGGTGACCGAGTCGCCCGAGGCGGCGGCGCCGGCCTTCTTGCCGCCCGCGCGCTTCGGCTTCTTCGCGCCGCCGGCGGCCGCGCCCCCACCGAGACCACCCAGGCCGGCGGGGAGGACGACCTCGATCCGCTTGCCGCCGACCTCGACGACGACCTTCTGCTTCTCGCCGGGATCCGCCGCTTCACCGGCCGCGCCGCCGTAGGGCGTGATCTGGTTGTCGAAGTCGGTCTCGATCCACGTGGTGTAGACGTCGAAGGAGCCCTCGCCCGACGGGTTGGAGGCGCCGACCCAGGCCGGGTCGTTGACGATGACCTCGTGGAAGGTGATCGCGGTCGGCATGCCGTCGACCTCGAACTCCGCGAGCGCCCGGCGCGAGCGCTCGATCGCCTGCGTCCGCGAGGAGCCGGTGATGATCAGCTTGGCGATCAGCGAGTCGAAGGCGCCGGGAACGGTCTCGCCGACCTCGTAGCCCCCGTCGACGCGTACGCCGGGGCCCTGCGGAGGGTTCCAGGCGGTGAGGGTGCCGGGGGCGGGCATGAAGTTGTTGCCGCCGTCCTCGGCGTTGATCCGGTACTCGATCGAGTGGCCGCGGATCTCCGGGTCGTCGTAGCCGAGCTCCTCGCCGGCCGCGATGCGGAACATCTCGCGGACCAGGTCGATGCCGGTGACCTCCTCGGACACGCAGTGCTCGACCTGGAGGCGGGTGTTGACCTCGAGGAAGGAGATGGTGCCGTCGGCGGCGACGAGGAACTCGCAGGTGCCGGCGCCGACGTAGTTGGCCTCCTTGAGGATCGCCTTGGACGACGAGTACAGCCGCTCGACCTGCTCGTCGGTGAGGAAGGGCGCGGGCGCCTCCTCGACCAGCTTCTGGTGGCGGCGCTGCAGCGAGCAGTCACGGGTCGAGACGACCACGACGTTGCCGTGGGAGTCGGCCAGGCACTGGGTCTCGACGTGGCGCGGCTTGTCGAGGAACTTCTCGACCAGGCACTCGCCGCGGCCGAAGGCGCTGATCGCCTCGCGGGTGGCGGACTCGAACAGCTCGGGGATCTCCTCGAGGGTGCGGGCGACCTTGAGGCCGCGACCGCCACCGCCGAAGACCGCCTTGATGGCGACCGGGAGGCCGTGCTCCTTGGCGAAGGCGACGATCTCGTCGGCGTCCTTGACCGGGTCCTTGAGGCCCGGGGCCAGCGGGGCGCCGGCGGCGAGGGCGATCTGCTTCGCCTTCGCCTTGTCGCCCAGGCCGTCGATCGCCTCGGGGGAGGGGCCGATCCAGATCAGGCCGGCGTCGAGCACGGCCTGCGCGAACGCGGCGTTCTCGGCGAGGAAGCCGTAGCCCGGGTGGACCGAGTCGGCGCCGGACTGATGGGCGACCTCGATGATCTTGGCGATGTCGAGGTAGGTGTCCGCCGGCGTCGAGCCGCCCAGTGAGTAGGCCTCGTCGGCCAGGCGCACGAACAGCGCGTTGGCGTCGGGCTCGGCGTACACCGCGACCGACCCGATCCCGGCATCCTTGGCGGCACGGATGACCCGCACCGCGATCTCGCCGCGGTTGGCGATGAGGACCTTCTTCAACGACATGGTGTGGCCTTCCAGTTCAGCGGGGCAGGGCGCTGGCACGCCAGGCGCCGCGTCCGGGATTCGGGTGGGAGCTGGCGGTACGACGCAGGCGGCGGGCCGGGTTGATCCACTCCGAGCGTGGTGCGTCGGGCGCCGGGGCGCCACCGCCGACGGCGGAGAGCACGGCGACGATCGCGGCGACCTCCTCCGGCGTGGTGCCCGGGGTGATCACCCGCAGCAGCGGAGCGGCGGGCGCCGCCGCCACCTGCTCGGTCGCGGGCTCGGTCACGGTCTCGGCGCTCACAGCGGGATGTTCCCGTGCTTCTTGGGCGGCAGCACCTCGCGCTTGTTGCGCAGCAGGCGCAGCGCCTTGACCACCTCGGCGCGGGTCTCCGACGGCTTGATCACGCCGTCGACGTAGCCGCGCTCGGCCGCGATGTAGGGGTTGGCGAGCGTGGTCTCGTACTCGTCGATCAGCTCGGCGCGCTTGGCCTCGACGTCGCCACCGGCGGCCTCGATCTCGGCGAGCGTCCGCCGGTGCACGATGTTGGCCGCGCCCTGGGCCCCCATCACGGCGATCTGGCCGGTCGGCCACGACAGGTTGATGTCGGCGCCGAGGTGCTTGGAGCCCATCACGTCGTACGCGCCGCCGTAGGCCTTGCGGGTGATGATCGTGACCAGCGGGACGGTGGCCTCGGCGTAGGCGTAGATCAGCTTCGCGCCGCGGCGGATGATGCCGAGGTGCTCCTGGTCGACGCCCGGGAGGAAGCCCGGGACGTCGACGAAGGTCAGCACGGGGATGT contains:
- a CDS encoding acetyl/propionyl/methylcrotonyl-CoA carboxylase subunit alpha, which encodes MSLKKVLIANRGEIAVRVIRAAKDAGIGSVAVYAEPDANALFVRLADEAYSLGGSTPADTYLDIAKIIEVAHQSGADSVHPGYGFLAENAAFAQAVLDAGLIWIGPSPEAIDGLGDKAKAKQIALAAGAPLAPGLKDPVKDADEIVAFAKEHGLPVAIKAVFGGGGRGLKVARTLEEIPELFESATREAISAFGRGECLVEKFLDKPRHVETQCLADSHGNVVVVSTRDCSLQRRHQKLVEEAPAPFLTDEQVERLYSSSKAILKEANYVGAGTCEFLVAADGTISFLEVNTRLQVEHCVSEEVTGIDLVREMFRIAAGEELGYDDPEIRGHSIEYRINAEDGGNNFMPAPGTLTAWNPPQGPGVRVDGGYEVGETVPGAFDSLIAKLIITGSSRTQAIERSRRALAEFEVDGMPTAITFHEVIVNDPAWVGASNPSGEGSFDVYTTWIETDFDNQITPYGGAAGEAADPGEKQKVVVEVGGKRIEVVLPAGLGGLGGGAAAGGAKKPKRAGGKKAGAAASGDSVTSPMQGTIVKVAVEEGQAVEEGDVVVVLEAMKMEQPLKAHKAGTITGLTAEVGATIGNGEVVCEIKD
- a CDS encoding acyl-CoA carboxylase subunit epsilon, giving the protein MSAETVTEPATEQVAAAPAAPLLRVITPGTTPEEVAAIVAVLSAVGGGAPAPDAPRSEWINPARRLRRTASSHPNPGRGAWRASALPR